Proteins from one Oncorhynchus gorbuscha isolate QuinsamMale2020 ecotype Even-year linkage group LG18, OgorEven_v1.0, whole genome shotgun sequence genomic window:
- the LOC124002981 gene encoding ribonuclease inhibitor-like: MANHNVKIVNELGELALKQLVKGNTVFYEEDLRECNIDARVAAVYAKGYIPIFREDIGLHQQKIYYFGHTTIQEFFGALRFLQSVDVQDENRAVNQKTQFERTLWFFRDATQLKSAVDMTLRSKTGHMDLFLRFLLGIAQNFNQMFSEAGFTSSTTLPEMLVYIKEKVLENPASPRTLNLLNCLRELKDYSLDNDSVHFLKTGIPPDAKYPPSHWSDLASLLVASESGPIDMLGLDVENRGDEELLRMLPVIKASQTATLSYHNLTEKSCECLGSALTSKVSNLKTLDLSFNTLKDCGVQLLAAGLTKPHCRLERLKLSGCRVKQNGFAALAKALKSNPSHLRELDLSGNEPGESGVFHLVDGLKVVKCELHILKLSNCKLGLELCRALAVLLINNPRHLRELDVSMNDLGDRGVKLLMDTLKSTQIYKLELYCCQLTEKCCENMFRCLVNIPSLRELNLSNNNLKDEGVKMLCNAFGLPACQLEKLNLASCGFTSGGCRCLVGGFSFSPTFLKQLDISRNHLGHSDVAFVLFLKTIRFSLETLRLSDCKMTELCCPELVEALRSSLTNLKELDLSGNELGDIGVKTLCMGLTSTTCKLERLFLRCCGITVKGCSSLALALKSSRSSITELGLMGNDTGEEGLRILSGIRDDPRYNLQTLEIND, translated from the exons ATGGCGAACCACAATGTAAAGATAGTTAACGAATTGGGGGAACTAGCCTTGAAGCAGTTGGTGAAAGGCAACACGGTTTTCTACGAGGAAGACCTACGAGAGTGCAACATTGATGCCCGAGTGGCAGCTGTGTACGCAAAAGGGTACATACCCATCTTCAGGGAGGATATTGGGCTGCACCAACAGAAGATCTACTACTTTGGGCATACCACCATTCAGGAGTTCTTTGGCGCATTGCGGTTTCTTCAATCTGTTGACGTCCAAGATGAAAACCGGGCTGTCAACCAGAAAACCCAGTTCGAGAGAACTCTCTGGTTTTTTAGAGATGCCACCCAACTCAAGAGCGCGGTGGACATGACTTTGCGGAGCAAGACCGGACACATGGACCTCTTCCTTCGCTTCCTCCTCGGCATTGCTCAGAACTTTAACCAGATGTTCTCCGAGGCTGGCTTCACCTCATCTACTACCCTTCCGGAAATGTTAGTGTACATCAAGGAGAAGGTCTTGGAGAATCCCGCTTCGCCGAGGACCCTCAACCTGCTGAACTGCCTGAGGGAACTGAAAGACTATTCTCTAGACAACGATAGTGTGCACTTTCTCAAGACTGGAATCCCCCCAGATGCCAAATATCCACCTTCACATTGGTCCGACCTGGCCTCTCTCTTAGTGGCATCGGAGTCTGGGCCGATAGACATGCTTGGGTTGGAtgtagagaacagaggagacgaGGAACTTCTGAGGATGCTGCCAGTGATCAAAGCTTCCCAGACAGCCAC ACTGTCGTATCACAACCTGACTGAGAAATCCTGTGAATGTCTGGGCTCGGCGCTCACCTCAAAGGTGTCCAATCTGAAAACTCTGGACCTGAGTTTCAACACGCTGAAGGACTGCGGAGTGCAGCTGTTGGCGGCCGGCTTGACCAAGCCACACTGCCGACTGGAGAGACTGAAACTGTCCGGCTGCAGGGTGAAACAGAATGGCTTTGCAGCTCTGGCCAAAGCTCTCAAATCCAACCCGTCGCACCTGCGAGAGCTGGATCTGAGCGGCAACGAACCGGGAGAATCGGGGGTGTTTCATCTCGTTGACGGACTGAAGGTTGTTAAGTGCGAACTGCACATCCTGAA GCTCTCAAACTGCAAGCTGGGCCTGGAGCTGTGTCGAGCTCTGGCGGTGTTGCTGATAAACAACCCCAGACACCTGCGAGAGCTGGACGTCAGCATGAACGACCTGGGAGACCGGGGGGTGAAGCTGCTCATGGACACACTGAAGTCAACCCAGATATACAAACTGGA GTTGTACTGTTGTCAGCTCACTGAGAAATGCTGTGAGAACATGTTTAGGTGTCTGGTGAACATCCCCAGTCTGAGGGAGCTCAACCTGAGCAACAACAACCTGAAGGACGAGGGGGTCAAGATGCTCTGCAACGCCTTCGGACTGCCCGCCTGTCAACTGGAGAAACTCAA TCTGGCGAGCTGTGGTTTCACGTCTGGAGGCTGTCGCTGTCTGGTTGGAGGCTTCAGTTTCAGCCCCACCTTCCTCAAACAGCTGGATATCAGCAGGAACCACCTGGGCCACTCAGATGTCGCATTTGTCCTGTTCCTCAAAACTATACGCTTTTCACTGGAGACCCTACG actgAGTGACTGTAAGATGACAGAGCTATGCTGTCCAGAGCTGGTCGAAGCTCTCCGCTCCAGTCTCACCAACCTGAAAGAGCTGGATCTATCTGGAAACGAACTGGGAGACATCGGTGTGAAAACACTCTGCATGGGACTGACCTCAACAACCTGTAAACTGGAGAGACTGTT TCTGAGATGCTGTGGGATCACAGTAAAGGGCTGCTCCTCCCTAGCATTAGCCCTGAAGTCCAGCCGCTCCAGCATCACAGAACTAGGCCTGATGGGAAATGACACGGGAGAAGAAGGACTGAGAATTCTCTCCGGCATCAGGGATGACCCACGCTACAATCTACAGACTCTAGA GATAAACGATTGA